TGCCGCCCGGCGGGGGCGATCCGGACCTGGACGAGGAGGAGCCCCTCTGGGGCGGGAACGGTCGCCCCGGGCGCGGGTCCAGGGCGGCTTTCCCGGGAAGCTTCCCGGGGATCTTCGCGGGGGCAGGCGGGACCGGCCGGCACGGCGGCCCATGGGGTGCCGGGCGGGCCGCCCGGGCCGGTTCCACCGGTCCGGGCAGGGGTGCTTCGGGAGGAACCGGCGGCGCCGGCGGCGCCCACGGCGGGGCGGGCGCGGCGGGGAGCGCCCTGCCCGGGCGCGGCCCCGGGGGCGATTTCCGGCCCGGGGAGAGGGTGGTTCACCCGCGTTTCGGCCAGGGCACCGTGATTATGCGCCGGGGTGAGGGGGACGACGCCGAGGTGACCATCGCCTTCCCCGACGCCGGCCTCAAGACCTTCATCGTGCGCTACGCCAACCTGCGGCGGGCTTGAAGACGCCGGGGCAAGGGGGAATGGTCATGGACGGCCAGGGGGACCTGTGGAGCGCGGGGGAGGGCGCGGGAGCAGGCCCGCAGGCCGCGGGGGATGAGGCTCCAGCGGCGGACAAGGGCCTGGGGGCGGCCGGGGCCGGGGGAGGGGCGCCGGCGGGGCGCCCGGCGGCGGGCGTTCCGGCCGACCTGGAGGCGGCCCGGGCCCGGGTGGAGGCCCTGCGCGAGCAGATCCGGCATCATGACTACCTTTATTACGTGCTCGACCGGCCCGAGATCGACGACGCCGCCTACGACGCCCTGATGCGCCAGCTGCGGGAGCTGGAGCGGCGGTTCCCCCAGCTGGTCACCCCCGACTCGCCCACCCAGCGGGTCGGGGGCCGCCCGGCCGCGCCCTTTGCCCGGGTCGAACACGCCGAGCCCATGCTCAGCCTGGACAACGCCTTCAGCCGCGAGGAGCTGGAGGCCTTCGATCAGCGGGTCCGCCGCGCGGTGGGGGACGATGTGGCCTATGTGGCGGAGCTGAAGATCGACGGCCTGTCCATTGCCCTGACCTACGAGGGAGGCCGGTTCGTCCGCGGCGCCACCCGCGGCGACGGCGAGGCGGGGGAAGACGTCACCGCCAACCTGCGCACCATCCGCAGCCTGCCCCTGCGGCTGCGGGACCGGGAGCGGCCGGTGCCCCGGCGGGTGGAGATCCGCGGCGAGGTCTACATGACCTTCGACGCCTTCCGCCGGCTCAACCAGGAACAGGAGGCACGGGGGCTGGCGCCCTTCGCCAACCCGCGCAACGCGGCGGCCGGCTCGGTGCGCCAGCTGGATCCGGCGGTGACGGCCTCCCGGTCGCTGAACCTGTGGGTCTACGCCCTGGCGGGCTGGGAGGGGGACGAGCCGGCGCCGCGCACCCAGTGGGAGGTGCTCCAGACCCTGCGGGCGTGGGGGCTGCCCGTCAACCCCCACGCCCGGCGGTGCACCAGCCTGGACGAGCTCTTCGCCTACATCGACGAGTGGGCCGAGCGGCGCCACCAGCTGCCGTACCTGACCGACGGCATCGTGATCAAGGTCGACGACCTGGAACAGCAGCGGCAGCTGGGCGCCACGGCCCGCAGCCCGCGCTGGGCCATCGCCTACAAGTTCCCGGCGGAGAAGGCGCGGACGCGGGTGCGGGACATCCTGGTCAGCGTGGGCCGCACCGGTGCCCTGACGCCGGTGGCGGTGCTGGATCCCGTGCTGCTGGCGGGGACCACCGTCAGCCGGGCCAGCCTGCACAACGCCGACTACATCCGGGAGAAGGACGTGCGCATCGGCGATCTGGTGGTGGTCCACAAGGCGGGGGAGATCATCCCCGAAGTGGTCGAGGTGGTGAAGGAGGCCCGCACGGGCGCCGAGCGGCCCTTCACCATGCCCGAGCACTGCCCCGCCTGCGGCAGCCCGGTGGTGCGGGTGGAAGGCGAGGCGGCCACCCGCTGTCCCAACGCGGCCTGCCCGGCCCAGCAGCTGGAGCGCATCCGCCACTTCGCCTCGCGGGACGCCATGGACATCGAGGGGCTGGGGCCGGCCATCATCGAGCAGCTGGTCGGCCGGGGGCTGGTGCGCGACGTGGCCGACCTCTACCACCTGGAGCCGGAGCCCCTGGCCCAGCTGGAGCGCATGGGTCCCAAGTCCGCCGCCAACCTGGTGGCCGCCATCGACGCTTCCCGGGGGCGGCCGCTGCGCCGGCTGCTCTACGGCCTGGGCATCCGCTTCGTGGGCGAGCGGGTGGCCGGGCTCCTGGCGCGGCACTTCGGCACCATCCAGCACCTGATGGCGGCGGGGCAGGACGAGCTGATGGCCGTCCGCGAGATCGGGCCCCGCATCGCCGAGAGCGTGGCCACCTTCTTCCAGGACGAGCACAACCGCCAGCTGATCTGCCGGCTGGCGGAGGCGGGGGTGCAGGCGGCGGCGGGCGCGCCGGAGCCGGGCAGTGCCGCGGCGCGGGCGGTGGTGGCGGCAGGGACGGCCGCGGGCGGGCCCGGGGGAGCAGCGGGCACGGCCCCTGGCGGCCCGGCGGCTACAGGAACAGGGGCGCCAGGGACCGCGGTGGGCAGCGTCGCAGCGACGGGCGCCGGGGTGGCCGCGGGCGGCGGGGCAGGCGCCGGGGATGGGGCTGCGGGGGCCGGGTTCGTCCCTGGAGCCGGCCCCGGGGCGGGAGCGGGTGCCGCCGGTGCGCCGGCCGGTTGGCCCGATGTGCCGCCCGAGGTACGGGAGCGGGTGGCCGGCAAGACCTTCGTGTTCACCGGCGGCCTGGCCAGCATGACCCGGGATGAGGCCCAGGAGCTGGTGGAGGCGTTGGGCGGCCGGGCCACCGGCAGCGTCAGCCGCAAGACGGACTACGTGGTGGCAGGCGAGGGGGCGGGTTCCAAGCTGGCCCGGGCGCGGGAGCTGGGCATCCCCGTGCTGGACGAGGCGGCCTTCCTGCGGCTTGTCGGCCGCGAGCCGGCGGAAGGGTGAGGGGCCCGCTGTGCAGGGGTGCGGGATCCGGCGGCGCATCCGGCCATGCCCCGGTGGAACGGGAATCCGGCGAAGGCCTGGCGGGATGGGCCGGGGCAGGCATGACGGCGGACCTGCCCGGCCGGAGCCTTTGCAGGCCTAGGCGGCGCGCGGGGAGGGGGCCCGGCCGCCACCTCCGGCCGCCGACGGGAAGGATCCCGGAATCGTGCAGCGAACCACTGCAGGGAATCGCCACCGGACATGCTGCGCACCGGGCGCCGCCGGCCCCGCCGGCGGCGCCCCGTCTACCGCACCTGGGAGGAACCCGCGTTGCCCGAGGCAACCCAGTCCCCGTTTGCGGCCGCGGCCGGGACGGGAAGCCCGTTCCCCGGCCGGTCGCTGGCCCACTCCGGCCCCCCCTCGCCCTCGCCGGTCCCGCCCAGGACCGGGTCCCGGCCCGCTGGCGCGGCGTCCCGGGCCGGTACGGAACCGGCGGCGCCGGACCGGCGCGGGAGTGCCGAGCCCCTTCTGGAAGTGCGCGACTTGCGCACCGAGTTCCACGCCGGCGGGGTCCGCTTTGCCGCCGTGGACGGTGTCAGCTTCACCATCCACCGCGGCGAGACGGTGGGCCTGGTGGGGGAGTCCGGCTCAGGGAAGAGCGTGACCTCCCTTTCCATCCTGCGGCTCATCCCCTCGCCCCCCGGCCGCATCACCGGCGGCTCCATCCTGTTCGAGGGCCGGGATCTCTTGCGCCTCGGCGAGGCCGAGATGCGCCGCATCCGCGGCAACCGCATCGCCATGATCTTCCAGGAGCCCATGACCTCGTTGAACCCCGTCTTCACCGCCGGCGAGCAGATCGCCGAGGCCCTGCGCTGGCACCGCCGCCTCTCCCGCCGGGAGGCGCAGGCCCGGGCGGTGGAGCTGCTCCGGCTGGTCGGCATCCCCGACCCGGAGGTGCGGGCGCGCCAGTACCCTCACCAGATGTCCGGGGGCATGCGCCAGCGGGTGATGATCGCCATGGCCGTGGCCTGCGATCCCCAGCTGCTCATCGCCGACGAGCCCACCACGGCCCTGGACGTGACGGTGCAGGCCCAGATCCTCGATCTCATGAAGGACCTGCGCCGGCGCCTGGGCACGGCCATCCTGCTGATCACCCACGACCTGGGCGTGGTGGCGGACATGGCGGACCGGGTGCTGGTGATGTACGCCGGCCGCATCGTGGAGGCGGCGCCGGTGGACGACCTGTTCGCCCGGCCGCTCCACCCCTACACGGAGGGCTTGCTGGCCTCCATGCCCCAGCTGCACCGGCGCGCCCAGCGGCTCCACGTGATCCCGGGCCAGGTGCCGAGCCCGGCGCGGCTGCCGGCGGGGTGCCGGTTCCACCCGCGCTGCCCCTACGCCATGGACATCTGCCGCCATCAGGAGCCGGCGTTGAAGCCCGCCGGCGAGGGGCGCTGGGTGGCCTGCTGGCTCCGGGACGAACCGGCCGCCGGCGGAGCGCCGGCGGCGGGCGCCGCCGGGGCGGGCGGTGCCCCGGGTGCCGGCGACCTC
This is a stretch of genomic DNA from Thermaerobacter sp. PB12/4term. It encodes these proteins:
- the ligA gene encoding NAD-dependent DNA ligase LigA, whose protein sequence is MDGQGDLWSAGEGAGAGPQAAGDEAPAADKGLGAAGAGGGAPAGRPAAGVPADLEAARARVEALREQIRHHDYLYYVLDRPEIDDAAYDALMRQLRELERRFPQLVTPDSPTQRVGGRPAAPFARVEHAEPMLSLDNAFSREELEAFDQRVRRAVGDDVAYVAELKIDGLSIALTYEGGRFVRGATRGDGEAGEDVTANLRTIRSLPLRLRDRERPVPRRVEIRGEVYMTFDAFRRLNQEQEARGLAPFANPRNAAAGSVRQLDPAVTASRSLNLWVYALAGWEGDEPAPRTQWEVLQTLRAWGLPVNPHARRCTSLDELFAYIDEWAERRHQLPYLTDGIVIKVDDLEQQRQLGATARSPRWAIAYKFPAEKARTRVRDILVSVGRTGALTPVAVLDPVLLAGTTVSRASLHNADYIREKDVRIGDLVVVHKAGEIIPEVVEVVKEARTGAERPFTMPEHCPACGSPVVRVEGEAATRCPNAACPAQQLERIRHFASRDAMDIEGLGPAIIEQLVGRGLVRDVADLYHLEPEPLAQLERMGPKSAANLVAAIDASRGRPLRRLLYGLGIRFVGERVAGLLARHFGTIQHLMAAGQDELMAVREIGPRIAESVATFFQDEHNRQLICRLAEAGVQAAAGAPEPGSAAARAVVAAGTAAGGPGGAAGTAPGGPAATGTGAPGTAVGSVAATGAGVAAGGGAGAGDGAAGAGFVPGAGPGAGAGAAGAPAGWPDVPPEVRERVAGKTFVFTGGLASMTRDEAQELVEALGGRATGSVSRKTDYVVAGEGAGSKLARARELGIPVLDEAAFLRLVGREPAEG
- a CDS encoding ABC transporter ATP-binding protein, with protein sequence MPEATQSPFAAAAGTGSPFPGRSLAHSGPPSPSPVPPRTGSRPAGAASRAGTEPAAPDRRGSAEPLLEVRDLRTEFHAGGVRFAAVDGVSFTIHRGETVGLVGESGSGKSVTSLSILRLIPSPPGRITGGSILFEGRDLLRLGEAEMRRIRGNRIAMIFQEPMTSLNPVFTAGEQIAEALRWHRRLSRREAQARAVELLRLVGIPDPEVRARQYPHQMSGGMRQRVMIAMAVACDPQLLIADEPTTALDVTVQAQILDLMKDLRRRLGTAILLITHDLGVVADMADRVLVMYAGRIVEAAPVDDLFARPLHPYTEGLLASMPQLHRRAQRLHVIPGQVPSPARLPAGCRFHPRCPYAMDICRHQEPALKPAGEGRWVACWLRDEPAAGGAPAAGAAGAGGAPGAGDLPAGGSRAGSVPAASGAPAGVDGPAGVDRPSGGTQQRPGAATGGIRP